The following coding sequences are from one Euwallacea fornicatus isolate EFF26 chromosome 8, ASM4011564v1, whole genome shotgun sequence window:
- the ATP6AP2 gene encoding ATPase H(+)-transporting accessory protein 2, with protein sequence MLLAVFLVGLIGSVYGAGELSVIHHPGSLVFKGHDSLKESALPEVYSAALGLSTEQFSHWQGFYIENPFNIPEAIVTIAIDGVQDIGQNNGHHYPLLTNEDESQVFNILSRKISERYVNEKPTLIRIDFSNGLDDIHQYEIFNGIKRENPKSVTHKHLKVDLEEDRNFLKDIALLHEIAAKIEAGAVKEDFIPDVYWFSISSLHALSDLHGSNATETQEAKQLLQEAIATLSNAFIKHYSNHVLVTVITSDASHTRLRRNVLATTLTNYQTDKTLYNLASTYSSNYPAIFNIILWFCVAMFFSILAICYVTANMDPGRDSIIYRMTSTRMKKDN encoded by the exons atgttattagcAGTTTTCCTTGTAGGCTTAATAGGCTCAG TGTACGGAGCGGGAGAACTGTCGGTCATTCATCACCCAGGCAGTTTGGTATTTAAAGGGCACGACTCTCTTAAGGAAAGTGCTCTACCTGAAGTATACAGTGCAGCCCTAGGTTTATCAACCGAACAGTTTTCACATTGGCAAGgcttttatattgaaaatccATTCAATATCCCCGAGGCCATTGTGACTATTGCTATCGATGGTGTTCAGGATATAGGCCAGAATAACGGCCATCACTACCCGCTTTTGACCAATGAGGACGAGAGTCAAGTATTTAATATCTTGTCTAGGAAAATATCTGAGAGATATGTGAATGAAAAACCCACTTTAATTCGCATTGATTTTTCTAATGGTTTAGATGAT ATTcatcaatatgaaatattcaatggaataaaaagggaaaatccTAAATCTGTTACTCATAAACATCTTAAGGTTGATTTAGAAGAAGacagaaattttttgaaagataTTGCACTTCTACATGAAATAGCAGCAAAG ATTGAGGCTGGTGCTGTGAAAGAAGATTTCATTCCTGATGTTTACTGGTTCAGCATCTCATCTCTTCATGCCCTCTCTGACCTGCATGGATCTAATGCCACAGAAACACAAGAAGCTAAACAATTATTGCAAGAGGCTATTGCGACCTTGTCAAATGCCTTCATAAAACATTACAGTAACCATGTTCTTGTCACTGTAATTACAAGTGATGCCAGTCACACCAGACTGAGGAGAAATGTTCTTGCTACTACCCTCACTAATTACCAAACAGAT aaGACCTTATATAATCTTGCGTCAACCTATTCATCAAATTATCcagcaattttcaatattatcctGTGGTTTTGTGTGGCTATGTTCTTTTCGATATTGGCCATCTGCTATGTTACTGCTAACATGGATCCTGGCCGTGATTCAATTATTTATAGGATGACTAGTACTAGAATGAAGAAGGATAACTGA
- the LOC136340531 gene encoding BRISC and BRCA1-A complex member 1-like yields MAKTNERIIPIQIEGRDEPVEGAPEKIETDKVQNELSKSLEELQVTTKEITTNENSYSQEEISKVKVKVKPAPPPVDDEHEYLKEFDVFEKRDGNIGNNSYPTSDVKEHIVLVIDRAQDENFTSFIVGNQRYTPLSMVIRSISILIKLKLGINPHHEFAIMVMNSNRANLIQEFTNDLKKLNDCLSQIKECEAEDIFDLNTVFDIIQEFDMPSPLADGLPPPFVLRTILFYGRSYTLPQITRTESLEAFLKHPFTVCDILMTHEPVEISNHCQAIFDDLQTLDQKGIAYFFPVCRNIRRMQKCMGKLLGHPFQRPFQKLIKQ; encoded by the coding sequence ATGGCAAAAACCAATGAAAGAATTATACCAATCCAAATAGAAGGCCGAGATGAACCTGTGGAAGGAGCACCGGAGAAAATTGAAACAGATAAAGTTCAAAACGAACTTTCAAAGTCCTTAGAAGAACTGCAAGTTACCACTAAAGAAATTACAACTAATGAAAACTCTTACTCCCAGGAAGAAATCTCTAAAGTTAAGGTCAAAGTTAAACCTGCCCCGCCACCCGTTGATGATGAGCATGAGTATCTAAAAGAATTTGATGTATTTGAAAAACGTGATGGAAATATCGGAAACAATTCTTATCCCACCAGTGATGTTAAGGAGCATATTGTACTTGTGATTGACCGAGCACAAGATGAGAATTTTACTTCCTTCATAGTAGGAAATCAAAGATATACACCACTGAGCATGGTTATAAGATCTATAAGCATAttgataaaattgaaactgGGCATAAACCCTCATCATGAATTTGCTATAATGGTAATGAACAGTAATAGAGCAAACCTAATTCAAGAGTTCACTAAtgacttaaaaaaacttaatgatTGCTTGTCTCAGATTAAAGAATGTGAGGCTgaagatatttttgatttaaatactGTGTTTGATATAATACAAGAATTTGACATGCCATCCCCTTTGGCTGATGGCCTTCCACCACCTTTTGTACTGAGAACCATATTATTTTACGGAAGATCATATACTTTGCCACAGATTACTAGGACTGAATCATTGGAGGCATTTCTGAAACATCCCTTTACAGTCTGTGACATTTTGATGACTCATGAGCCTGTGGAGATCAGCAACCACTGTCAAGCAATTTTTGATGATTTGCAAACGTTAGATCAGAAGGGCATAGCTTACTTTTTTCCTGTGTGCCGCAACATAAGAAGGATGCAGAAATGTATGGGGAAACTGTTGGGACACCCATTCCAAAGGCCTTTTCAAAAgctaattaaacaataa
- the APC4 gene encoding anaphase-promoting complex subunit 4, giving the protein MFQGIKQLEEKNVANEITYMVWSSRMDLVAFSNTKGEVALHRLSWTRAWVLAPPKEGIIVNGIVWRPDGKVLAIAYSDGNICLINVETKSTLTKFEVTGEVSFISWIQEKPEIRPKNIYKIKDEDKEVVTFVDLSKPYIRDPPPVSHLEGSINFEDIKGLSSFLQEQSDFNLLVVGTKTGWISIRIFGCWNCLELNINDKLGFQCQIQNVHFTENLSKLFVTVADLDSNIKICVFDTNIFKAHSAEFYHVTMKYIKLYELVLYLEKILANITETWESILLEVDKKLAKYASQVPEGGVTADFLDLLMFGVCSDRMQEFLICDLTKKGLEKFGQTMEVSYSNMQSHLFRHIIKFSQNGTFHLAELKGMAAFEERFGIIGLNETQIQKAIQSNGAFVIKASEMQQIINHSVITYKAFFRWLYSAIMHLMDEPIPADLQKMTQQDLVCITEFLENFDNYGQSEKSSEGGGKFVMERLGQYLMDENLTIKPDMSGNDWTQFIEENECLKNCAQLLTHYTEKSLIQVFKELKRDIEKVFEAPSREIEKVVLPVASLDCPTMGTPHIILSSVNVSNGSPLLAVLQPPKSINIFQILLNNKGDYHATGANFFFSPESTPDSNQRELQSEPFDVIDIQFYSSNSLSVLLQESFNSRRGGIFQLSTQAAIDQLQEIDFSNRSEALRSVNAWNLGPTHFKNVNMPVSKFSVSGTRRVSIVLAENRRKVKLFEMECDEEEDEEVDMSASSVREDSFAM; this is encoded by the exons ATGTTTCAAGGAATCAAGCAGTTGGAAGAGAAGAATGTTGCTAATGAAATCACATACATGGTTTGGAGCAGTCGCATGGACTTGGTTGCGTTTTCAAACACGAAAG gtgAAGTAGCCTTGCATCGCCTCTCTTGGACTAGAGCATGGGTTCTAGCTCCTCCCAAAGAAGGAATAATTGTAAATGGAATTGTCTGGAGACCAGATGGGAAGGTTCTGGCCATAGCATATAGTGACGGCAATATATGTCTTATAAATGTAGAAACCAAGTCCACCTTAACAAAATTTGAGGTCACTGGCGAAGTCAGTTTCATTTCTTGGATTCAAGAAAAACCGGAAATTCGACCTaagaatatttacaaaattaaggATGAAGATAAAGAAGTCGTGACTTTTGTA GACTTGTCAAAACCGTACATAAGAGATCCTCCCCCTGTTTCGCATTTGGAGGGTTCCATAAACTTTGAAGACATCAAAGGCTTGAGCAGCTTCCTACAGGAACAGTCTGATTTCAATCTACTGGTTGTGGGCACCAAAACTGGCTGGATCAGTATCCGAATATTTGGTTGCTGGAATTGTTTGGAATTGAACATAAATGATAAATTGGGCTTCCAATGCCAGATCCAAAACGTGCACTTCACTGAAAATCTGAGCAAGCTTTTTGTAACTGTTGCTGACCTTGATAGCAATATCAagatttgtgtgtttgatacGAATATATTCAAGGCTCACAGTGCTGAATTCTACCATGTGACTATGAAGTATATCAAACTGTATGAATTGGTTTTGTATTTGGAAAAGATTTTAGCTAATATTACTGAAACATGGGAAAGTATCCTGTTGGAAGTTGACAAGAAGTTAGCTAAATATGCCAGTCAAGTTCCTGAAGGAG GCGTAACTGCAGATTTCTTGGACCTTCTAATGTTTGGAGTGTGCTCAGATCGAATGCAAGAGTTTCTCATATGTGATCTGACCAAAAAGGGATTAGAGAAGTTTGGACAAACAATGGAAGTCAGTTATTCAAACATGCAGTCACATTTGTTCAGGCATATTATCAAGTTTTCTCAGAACGGCACTTTTCATTTGGCAGAGTTAAAGGGAATGGCGGCCTTTGAAGAGAGGTTTGGG ATTATTGGCCTCAACGAAACCCAAATCCAGAAAGCCATCCAATCCAACGGCGCTTTCGTGATCAAAGCCAGCGAAATGCAGCAAATCATCAACCACTCTGTGATCACCTACAAAGCCTTTTTCCGATGGTTGTATTCCGCCATAATGCATTTAATGGACGAACCGATCCCGGCTGATCTCCAGAAAATGACCCAGCAGGACCTTGTTTGCATAACCGAATTTCTTGAGAATTTTGATAACTATGGACAAAGCGAGAAAAGTAGCGAGGGTGGGGGAAAGTTTGTAATGGAGAGACTGGGACAGTATTTAATGGATGAGAACCTCACAATCAAGCCTGATATGAGCGGCAATGATTGGACCCAGTTTATCGAGGAGAATGAGTGCCTAAAGAATTGTGCGCAGCTGTTGACTCACTACACTGAGAAGTCTTTGATACAAGTTTTCAAGGAGTTGAAGCGTGATATTGAGAAAGTGTTTGAAGCCCCTTCGAGAGAGATTGAGAAAGTGGTTCTGCCAGTTGCGAGTCTGGACTGCCCTACCATGGGCACTCCCCACATTATCCTCTCCTCAGTGAACGTCTCCAATGGATCGCCACTGTTAGCAGTCTTGCAACCCCCCAAGAGCataaacatatttcaaataCTACTCAACAATAAGGGCGACTATCACGCCACTGGtgccaacttttttttctctccaGAATCCACACCCGACTCAAATCAAAGGGAGTTACAATCAGAACCCTTCGACGTAATAGACATTCAGTTCTATTCCTCCAATAGCCTGTCAGTACTTCTGCAAGAGAGTTTCAATTCGCGGAGAGGAGGCATTTTCCAGTTGTCTACTCAGGCGGCCATTGACCAGCTACAGGAGATCGATTTTTCGAATCGTTCTGAGGCACTTCGTAGCGTGAATGCCTGGAATTTAGGACCAACGCATTTTAAGAATGTGAACATGCCCGTGTCTAAGTTCTCAGTTTCTGGAACTCGAAGAGTGAGCATAGTCCTAGCCGAAAACAGGAGGAAAGTGAAGCTGTTTGAAATGGAGTGCGATGAGGAGGAAGATGAGGAAGTTGATATGTCCGCGAGTAGTGTTAGAGAAGACTCGTTTGCCATGTAA
- the CstF64 gene encoding cleavage stimulation factor subunit 2, with protein MDNLEANIMDKSMRSVFVGNIPYEATEEKLKDIFGEVGQVLSFKLVFDRETGKPKGYGFCEYRDQETALSAMRNLNGYEIGGRNLRVDNACTEKSRMEMQNLLNQPPVENPYGEPVQAEKAPEAISKAVASLPPEQMFELMKQMKATIQNNPTEARQMLLQNPQLAYALLQAQVVMKIIDPHTAASLLHPVNQVPATLMPGDKNVPVQVPINREYQAPPVPVAPPRQEFQPVPAPIMPPVNSSVPVFSGQDIDLRALDPRGAIDPRLSRMADQDMRQLPSVQLSNPLPPIGENFQRETRNGPAVFPSDPRQAGRVDPRQKPAPPPVAAAPAQPPRPAASTASQSPVASASAMGANGAMPPGASDQEKAALIMQVLQLSDEQIAMLPPEQRNSILVLKEQIAKSAQGR; from the exons atGGACAATCTAGAAGCAAACATCATGGACAAGTCCATGCGATCTGTTTTTG TGGGGAACATCCCTTATGAAGCCACAGAGGAGAAGCTGAAAGACATATTTGGAGAAGTTGGTCAAGTCCTCTCATTCAA gTTGGTGTTTGATCGAGAAACTGGCAAACCTAAAGGTTATGGCTTTTGTGAATACCGCGACCAAGAAACTGCACTTAGTGCCATGCGGAACTTAAATGGATATGAAATTGGGGGTCGCAATCTTCGTGTTGACAATGCTTGTACTGAAAAATCCAGAATGGAAATGCAGAATTTGCTTAACCAACCACCTGTGGAGAATCCTTACGGAGAACCGGTTCAGGCTGAAAAAGCTCCAGAGGCTATTAGTAAGGCAGTGGCCTCTTTACCACCAGAGCAGATGTTTGAGCTTATGAAACAAATGAAGGCTACCATACAG AACAATCCTACCGAAGCGAGACAGATGTTGTTGCAGAATCCGCAGCTCGCCTATGCCCTGCTCCAAGCTCAAGTGGTGATGAaaataatagatccccatacaGCGGCG TCTTTGTTGCATCCTGTAAATCAAGTGCCTGCAACTCTCATGCCAGGAGACAAAAATGTTCCAGTGCAAGTGCCAATCAACAGGGAATATCAGGCACCGCCCGTTCCAGTTGCTCCACCTCGACAGGAGTTCCAACCAGTTCCAGCTCCAATAATGCCACCTGTAAATTCTTCGGTTCCCGTATTTTCAG GTCAAGATATCGATTTACGAGCTTTAGATCCCAGAGGAGCAATAGATCCTCGATTAAGTAGGATGGCCGATCAAGATATGAGGCAACTGCCCTCGGTTCAGCTATCGAATCCACTGCCTCCGATAGGAGAAAA CTTCCAAAGAGAAACGAGAAACGGACCTGCAGTGTTTCCGAGCGATCCACGCCAAGCTGGGCGAGTCGACCCACGGCAAAAACCAGCAC CTCCACCTGTTGCTGCAGCCCCCGCTCAACCTCCAAGACCAGCAGCGTCAACTGCCTCCCAGTCCCCGGTTGCGTCAGCCAGCGCCATGGGCGCCAATGGGGCTATGCCTCCAGGAGCCTCCGATCAAGAGAAG GCGGCATTGATAATGCAGGTGTTACAGTTATCGGACGAGCAAATTGCCATGCTGCCGCCCGAACAGCGAAACAGTATTCTGGTTTTGAAAGAGCAGATTGCGAAGAGCGCGCAAGGGCGCTAG
- the LOC136340517 gene encoding uncharacterized protein isoform X2, which yields MPPLPPFVEPGIPGSTVPAFSPSAQLYTHSTKFPIERQITLSSTEKNFKIPILNDIKKRSKGAVIAPDAPPKRLTAWTYEEHMQPHQTYSEHTHVGLNQRTVQHPDGNMVYRASYVPEVEMYGNHSLMRDNLPPIPPNEIQSENEVLQKTAQSVIYQTPQKYESPRDQDDKAMKGSRGVTKTYHALKDIISGKFRGRDPEKAVSELNNITENVKNPMESKSRDAEVAQLNGGQAYASSVAEPQQFNQQVIQQHNLQQQQPHQFYAQQLRSHQQQQQLHHFLPARPQAQGLRHRPDNQVAYQVHGNTPFMYSPSTQMRQPGGFSNVENVPQVHQTEYSNNGISMGFERRSAQQIERDNLKQKNLEARRTLSHPHLLLDTEGSELHSGPAQQPVSIRRGSLGNILDANINLTNKIISNQEDKESDEGGFVNRIASRRSCTNGPVDQKEVQGDNKGATIEHPPPEVKRRIENEGDRERASSNLDSGRGSAAYSSGRRPPLDDGTDTARTSPRGYDDPNDQENDSEWVDIVEKELRHILEPKLLELSMRNSNHGITMSTVSGSISSITPPLPPLSGGDNLSPTLTPKSTGKCKSSDRDRNAHYEAYKGKIHPRDSMYESKMDKHSKKIDYNIALRGKQIFGLDSTDFTSTTTRSLDLESILDGQSDSDANLSVADTKAIRKQLEGLENMYSEVLKFLGVNKRTGGRYQPSDPRIHKKRQGSMSSLPTSSVSSVRRERRYVRGSSEDRRRGREPRATNRRFQRLEAHVVTLARSVAHLSSEMRTQHLVIQEIESVRQEVAALRAQTNMLNIRSQSSRPAVNVELPTLANPSRVKKLTKFFGDEPPLVRLFLRKLGYEKYANLFENEKIGMVELPYLCEERLQKMGIPLGPRLRIMQEAQISVYKDNTLCIV from the exons ATGCCCCCGCTTCCACCATTCGTCGAACCCGGTATACCTGGATCTACAGTTCCAGCTTTTTCGCCCTCTGCACAGTTATACACCCATTCGACAAAATTCCCG ATCGAACGTCAAATCACTCTCTCCAGCACTgagaaaaacttcaaaattccaattttaaatgatatcAAAAAGCGGTCTAAAGGAGCTGTGATTGCACCAGACGCGCCACCCAAGCGGTTAACGGCCTGGACGTATGAAGAACACATGCAGCCACATCAAACTTACTCTGAACat ACTCATGTCGGCTTAAACCAAAGAACTGTACAACACCCAGATGGTAACATGGTGTACCGAGCTTCGTATGTCCCAGAAGTGGAAATGTACGGCAACCACTCTTTGATGCGAGACAATTTACCGCCGATCCCTCCCAATGAAATTCAGTCTGAAAACGAGGTGCTGCAGAAAACTGCCCAAAGCGTAATTTATCAGACGCCTCAGAAGTATGAATCTCCTCGAGATCAAGACGATAAAGCTATGAAAGGATCGCG AGGTGTGACTAAGACTTATCATGCATTAAAAGACATCATTTCTGGGAAATTTCGCGGCAGAGACCCGGAAAAAGCAGTCTCAGAATTGAACAACATCACTGAGAATGTTAAAAATCCCATGGAGTCGAAAAGTAGAGATGCTGAAGTTGCTCAACTCAATGGTGGTCAAG CTTATGCATCTTCAGTGGCAGAACCGCAGCAATTTAATCAACAAGTTATCCAACAGCATAACTTGCAGCAACAGCAACCTCATCAGTTTTATGCACAGCAATTACGCAGTCATCAGCAACAACAGCAACTTCATCATTTTCTTCCAGCTAG GCCTCAAGCTCAGGGCTTAAGACATAGACCTGATAATCAAGTAGCGTATCAAGTCCACGGAAATACGCCTTTTATGTATTCACCATCCACTCAAATGCGACAGCCGGGGGGGTTTAGTAATGTGGAAAATGTACCACAG GTTCATCAGACTGAATATTCCAATAATGGAATATCCATGGGGTTCGAACGTCGAAGCGCCCAACAAATAGAGAGAGACAATCTGAAGCAAAAAAACCTAGAAGCGCGCCGCACTCTCTCTCATCCACATCTACTTCTAGATACTGAGGGTTCCGAATTAC ATAGTGGACCCGCGCAGCAGCCTGTCAGTATCAGAAGGGGATCCCTAGGAAACATCCTTGACGCtaacataaatttaactaacaaaattatttcaaatcaaGAGGACAAAGAAAGTGATGAAGGAGGTTTTGTGAATAGAATCGCCTCAAGGAGAAGTTGCACAAATGGGCCTGTGGATCAAAAAGAAGTTCAAGGAGATAATAAAGGAGCAACGATAGAGCATCCTCCTCCTGAAGTCAAAAGACGCATAGAAAATGAAG GGGATCGCGAACGTGCTTCGTCAAATTTGGATTCGGGTAGAGGAAGTGCGGCCTATAGCAGTGGACGAAGGCCTCCTTTGGATGATGGCACTGATACTGCTAGAACCTCTCCGAGGGGTTATGATGACCCCAACGATCAAG aaaatgattCAGAGTGGGTGGACATAGTCGAAAAGGAGCTGAGGCATATACTTGAACCGAAATTATTGGAGCTGTCCATGCGCAATAGTAACCATGGAATTACAATGTCCACAGTAAGTGGAAGTATATCGTCCATCACTCCCCCTCTGCCACCTTTATCGGGAGGAGACAATTTATCGCCCACATTAACGCCAAAGTCCACTGGAAAATGTAAAAG CTCTGACAGAGACCGGAACGCGCATTATGAAGCatataaaggaaaaatccATCCACGAGACTCGATGTACGAGTCCAAAATGGACAAACATTCCAAGAAAATTGATTACAATATTGCTTTAAGAGGAAAACAAA tttttggtTTGGACAGCACCGACTTTACATCGAcgacgacgagatctttggaCCTCGAATCTATATTGGACGGCCAAAGTGATTCTGACGCAAACCTGAGCGTCGCAGACACCAAAGCAATTCGAAAACAACTGGAAGGATTGGAAAATATGTACTCGGAAGTTTTAAAGTTTCTTGGAGTTAATAAACGGACAGGTGGTCGGTACCAACCATCTGATCCGAGGATACATAAAAAGCG CCAGGGGAGTATGTCTTCTCTACCAACCTCTTCAGTAAGTTCCGTAAGACGCGAGAGACGATACGTAAGAGGATCTTCGGAGGACAGAAGAAGAGGTCGGGAACCTCGAGCTACAAATCGCCGGTTTCAGAGATTGGAAGCTCACGTGGTGACTCTCGCTAGGAGCGTCGCTCATTTATCTAGTGAAATGAGGACACAGCACTTAGTGATTCAAGAAATTGAGTCGGTGAGACAGGAGGTAGCGGCCTTACGAGCCCAAACGAACATGCTCAACATCcg GTCTCAGTCTTCGAGACCTGCTGTTAATGTCGAATTGCCCACACTAGCGAATCCTAGCAGGGTGAAAAAACTGACGAAGTTTTTCGGAGATGAACCGCCCTTAGTTCGGTTATTCCTACGAAAACTTGGATATGAG AAATATGCAAACTTATtcgaaaatgagaaaattggaATGGTTGAGTTGCCCTACTTATGTGAAGAAAGACTGCAAAAGATGGGTATCCCTCTGGGCCCTCGGCTTCGAATCATGCAAGAAGCCCAAATATCTGTGTACAAAGACAACACGTTATGtattgtataa
- the LOC136340517 gene encoding uncharacterized protein isoform X1: MPPLPPFVEPGIPGSTVPAFSPSAQLYTHSTKFPIERQITLSSTEKNFKIPILNDIKKRSKGAVIAPDAPPKRLTAWTYEEHMQPHQTYSEHTHVGLNQRTVQHPDGNMVYRASYVPEVEMYGNHSLMRDNLPPIPPNEIQSENEVLQKTAQSVIYQTPQKYESPRDQDDKAMKGSRGVTKTYHALKDIISGKFRGRDPEKAVSELNNITENVKNPMESKSRDAEVAQLNGGQVLAYASSVAEPQQFNQQVIQQHNLQQQQPHQFYAQQLRSHQQQQQLHHFLPARPQAQGLRHRPDNQVAYQVHGNTPFMYSPSTQMRQPGGFSNVENVPQVHQTEYSNNGISMGFERRSAQQIERDNLKQKNLEARRTLSHPHLLLDTEGSELHSGPAQQPVSIRRGSLGNILDANINLTNKIISNQEDKESDEGGFVNRIASRRSCTNGPVDQKEVQGDNKGATIEHPPPEVKRRIENEGDRERASSNLDSGRGSAAYSSGRRPPLDDGTDTARTSPRGYDDPNDQENDSEWVDIVEKELRHILEPKLLELSMRNSNHGITMSTVSGSISSITPPLPPLSGGDNLSPTLTPKSTGKCKSSDRDRNAHYEAYKGKIHPRDSMYESKMDKHSKKIDYNIALRGKQIFGLDSTDFTSTTTRSLDLESILDGQSDSDANLSVADTKAIRKQLEGLENMYSEVLKFLGVNKRTGGRYQPSDPRIHKKRQGSMSSLPTSSVSSVRRERRYVRGSSEDRRRGREPRATNRRFQRLEAHVVTLARSVAHLSSEMRTQHLVIQEIESVRQEVAALRAQTNMLNIRSQSSRPAVNVELPTLANPSRVKKLTKFFGDEPPLVRLFLRKLGYEKYANLFENEKIGMVELPYLCEERLQKMGIPLGPRLRIMQEAQISVYKDNTLCIV, encoded by the exons ATGCCCCCGCTTCCACCATTCGTCGAACCCGGTATACCTGGATCTACAGTTCCAGCTTTTTCGCCCTCTGCACAGTTATACACCCATTCGACAAAATTCCCG ATCGAACGTCAAATCACTCTCTCCAGCACTgagaaaaacttcaaaattccaattttaaatgatatcAAAAAGCGGTCTAAAGGAGCTGTGATTGCACCAGACGCGCCACCCAAGCGGTTAACGGCCTGGACGTATGAAGAACACATGCAGCCACATCAAACTTACTCTGAACat ACTCATGTCGGCTTAAACCAAAGAACTGTACAACACCCAGATGGTAACATGGTGTACCGAGCTTCGTATGTCCCAGAAGTGGAAATGTACGGCAACCACTCTTTGATGCGAGACAATTTACCGCCGATCCCTCCCAATGAAATTCAGTCTGAAAACGAGGTGCTGCAGAAAACTGCCCAAAGCGTAATTTATCAGACGCCTCAGAAGTATGAATCTCCTCGAGATCAAGACGATAAAGCTATGAAAGGATCGCG AGGTGTGACTAAGACTTATCATGCATTAAAAGACATCATTTCTGGGAAATTTCGCGGCAGAGACCCGGAAAAAGCAGTCTCAGAATTGAACAACATCACTGAGAATGTTAAAAATCCCATGGAGTCGAAAAGTAGAGATGCTGAAGTTGCTCAACTCAATGGTGGTCAAG TTTTAGCTTATGCATCTTCAGTGGCAGAACCGCAGCAATTTAATCAACAAGTTATCCAACAGCATAACTTGCAGCAACAGCAACCTCATCAGTTTTATGCACAGCAATTACGCAGTCATCAGCAACAACAGCAACTTCATCATTTTCTTCCAGCTAG GCCTCAAGCTCAGGGCTTAAGACATAGACCTGATAATCAAGTAGCGTATCAAGTCCACGGAAATACGCCTTTTATGTATTCACCATCCACTCAAATGCGACAGCCGGGGGGGTTTAGTAATGTGGAAAATGTACCACAG GTTCATCAGACTGAATATTCCAATAATGGAATATCCATGGGGTTCGAACGTCGAAGCGCCCAACAAATAGAGAGAGACAATCTGAAGCAAAAAAACCTAGAAGCGCGCCGCACTCTCTCTCATCCACATCTACTTCTAGATACTGAGGGTTCCGAATTAC ATAGTGGACCCGCGCAGCAGCCTGTCAGTATCAGAAGGGGATCCCTAGGAAACATCCTTGACGCtaacataaatttaactaacaaaattatttcaaatcaaGAGGACAAAGAAAGTGATGAAGGAGGTTTTGTGAATAGAATCGCCTCAAGGAGAAGTTGCACAAATGGGCCTGTGGATCAAAAAGAAGTTCAAGGAGATAATAAAGGAGCAACGATAGAGCATCCTCCTCCTGAAGTCAAAAGACGCATAGAAAATGAAG GGGATCGCGAACGTGCTTCGTCAAATTTGGATTCGGGTAGAGGAAGTGCGGCCTATAGCAGTGGACGAAGGCCTCCTTTGGATGATGGCACTGATACTGCTAGAACCTCTCCGAGGGGTTATGATGACCCCAACGATCAAG aaaatgattCAGAGTGGGTGGACATAGTCGAAAAGGAGCTGAGGCATATACTTGAACCGAAATTATTGGAGCTGTCCATGCGCAATAGTAACCATGGAATTACAATGTCCACAGTAAGTGGAAGTATATCGTCCATCACTCCCCCTCTGCCACCTTTATCGGGAGGAGACAATTTATCGCCCACATTAACGCCAAAGTCCACTGGAAAATGTAAAAG CTCTGACAGAGACCGGAACGCGCATTATGAAGCatataaaggaaaaatccATCCACGAGACTCGATGTACGAGTCCAAAATGGACAAACATTCCAAGAAAATTGATTACAATATTGCTTTAAGAGGAAAACAAA tttttggtTTGGACAGCACCGACTTTACATCGAcgacgacgagatctttggaCCTCGAATCTATATTGGACGGCCAAAGTGATTCTGACGCAAACCTGAGCGTCGCAGACACCAAAGCAATTCGAAAACAACTGGAAGGATTGGAAAATATGTACTCGGAAGTTTTAAAGTTTCTTGGAGTTAATAAACGGACAGGTGGTCGGTACCAACCATCTGATCCGAGGATACATAAAAAGCG CCAGGGGAGTATGTCTTCTCTACCAACCTCTTCAGTAAGTTCCGTAAGACGCGAGAGACGATACGTAAGAGGATCTTCGGAGGACAGAAGAAGAGGTCGGGAACCTCGAGCTACAAATCGCCGGTTTCAGAGATTGGAAGCTCACGTGGTGACTCTCGCTAGGAGCGTCGCTCATTTATCTAGTGAAATGAGGACACAGCACTTAGTGATTCAAGAAATTGAGTCGGTGAGACAGGAGGTAGCGGCCTTACGAGCCCAAACGAACATGCTCAACATCcg GTCTCAGTCTTCGAGACCTGCTGTTAATGTCGAATTGCCCACACTAGCGAATCCTAGCAGGGTGAAAAAACTGACGAAGTTTTTCGGAGATGAACCGCCCTTAGTTCGGTTATTCCTACGAAAACTTGGATATGAG AAATATGCAAACTTATtcgaaaatgagaaaattggaATGGTTGAGTTGCCCTACTTATGTGAAGAAAGACTGCAAAAGATGGGTATCCCTCTGGGCCCTCGGCTTCGAATCATGCAAGAAGCCCAAATATCTGTGTACAAAGACAACACGTTATGtattgtataa